Proteins from one Triplophysa dalaica isolate WHDGS20190420 chromosome 6, ASM1584641v1, whole genome shotgun sequence genomic window:
- the fam83c gene encoding protein FAM83C, which translates to MISSDALRPIQNATRKGKLAARLEDVKTPWRHGSTLELSHNETARLATDALLEHGEKEYRKVLQEEREVSFLSAPEIRYITENVAKTGSPDSGTNGLEAEYGDTVSELTSGTYFPMMSDEEPPLLELGWPEMSNRYGPTEAKIYFQRDKTQNMKDLIRSLISQAKKVIAVVMDIFTDVDLFCDLMEASNKRKVPVYILLDEKNLCHFLNMCTELDIQNSHLSNIRIRSVCGDTYCTKGGKKFAGQVQEKFMIIDCEEVIAGSYSFTWLSAQVHSNMLMHFSGHITDCFDREFRCMYADSQIIESFYNPDEEGLPNYSFKMMASHMGLDMIPDFSNKERVNSENSSSQSSSSVSSVKAAPPGIKSVYKVKHDKKNQESSQKTQERKGSTKGGHQTPQGTQGARGSNGIQTGERSTSGLGQSAGAEWSKGGTPDYIRSNIAGQTSKFQALGLYSTQKPQSPPAADSKVSAKHRNSTTPLFTKFTELFVPSAKEKDPYVYMRTPPYTSPFGGPDLSQNEPESKQGPPPPGPMPLGSEKRINRQDEKRMTLGHSKLDLVNQYNKMKSKQVYSRFELKNNVPP; encoded by the exons ATGATCAGTTCAGACGCTTTGCGACCGATACAGAACGCGACGCGCAAAGGGAAACTCGCCGCAAGGCTCGAGGACGTGAAGACCCCCTGGAGACACGGCTCGACGCTTGAGCTGAGCCATAATGAAACCGCACGGCTCGCCACGGACGCGCTCTTGGAACACGGAGAAAAGGAGTACAGGAAAGTGTTACAGGAGGAACGAGAGGTGAGCTTCCTCTCGGCCCCCGAAATACGCTATATCACCGAAAATGTGGCCAAGACAGGCAGCCCCGACAGCGGGACGAACGGATTGGAAGCGGAGTACGGGGATACGGTGTCGGAGCTCACATCGGGGACTTATTTTCCCATGATGTCCGACGAGGAACCTCCGCTGTTGGAGTTGGGCTGGCCAGAGATGTCCAACAGATACGGCCCTACAGAGGCGAAGATATACTTTCAGAGGGACAAGACCCAAAATATGAAAGATCTGATCCGATCTCTCATCAGTCAAGCGAAGAAG GTTATTGCTGTAGTCATGGATATTTTCACAGACGTGGATTTGTTCTGTGATTTAATGGAAGCTTCCAACAAGCGAAAAGTTCCAGTTTATATTCTGCTGGATGAGAAGAATCTCTGTCATTTCTTGAACATGTGCACAGAACTAGACATCCAGAATTCCCACCTAAGT AATATAAGGATCAGAAGTGTATGCGGGGACACGTATTGTACCAAGGGTGGAAAGAAGTTTGCTGGTCAAGTTCAAGAGAAATTCATGATCATTGACTGCGAGGAGGTCATTGCTGGATCTTATAG TTTCACGTGGCTTTCTGCTCAGGTGCATAGCAACATGCTAATGCATTTCTCCGGTCACATCACCGACTGCTTCGATCGGGAATTCCGCTGCATGTACGCAGACTCCCAAATAATAGAAAGTTTTTACAATCCTGACGAGGAGGGGCTTCCTAATTACTCTTTCAAGATGATGGCATCGCACATGGGACTGGACATGATTCCAGACTTCAGCAACAAGGAGCGCGTGAATTCCGAGAACTCCAGTAGCCAATCCAGCAGCAGCGTTTCAAGCGTCAAAGCTGCTCCTCCAGGCATTAAATCTGTTTACAAAGTCAAGCACGATAAGAAGAACCAAGAAAGCTCGCAAAAGACACAGGAAAGGAAAGGGAGCACAAAAGGAGGTCATCAAACTCCTCAAGGGACCCAAGGTGCTAGAGGTTCCAATGGTATCCAGACAGGGGAACGTTCCACCTCCGGGCTAGGTCAGTCTGCCGGTGCAGAATGGTCCAAAGGAGGAACACCGGATTATATCCGCTCAAACATTGCAGGACAAACATCCAAATTTCAGGCTTTAGGTCTTTACAGCACTCAGAAACCTCAATCACCACCTGCTGCCGACAGCAAAGTCTCTGCTAAACATCGAAATTCCACCACCCCGCTTTTTACAAAGTTCACTGAATTATTTGTGCCTTCCGCCAAGGAGAAGGATCCCTACGTCTACATGAGGACCCCCCCTTATACATCGCCATTTGGCGGCCCGGATCTTTCTCAGAACGAGCCAGAGAGCAAACAAGGTCCTCCCCCGCCAGGACCCATGCCATTGGGATCAGAAAAAAGGATAAATCGACAGGATGAGAAACGCATGACGTTAGGTCACAGCAAATTGGACCTGGTCAACCAATACAACAAGATGAAATCCAAACAGGTATATAGTCGATTTGAGCTAAAGAACAACGTTCCTCCGTAA